In Drosophila pseudoobscura strain MV-25-SWS-2005 chromosome 4, UCI_Dpse_MV25, whole genome shotgun sequence, the following proteins share a genomic window:
- the LOC4817740 gene encoding ATP-binding cassette sub-family G member 1, with protein sequence MTKSDNANLLNDNRLGTGGAAQLKAQVVPAQPKTLQHLPKRPAVDLAFHNLTYRVKEGNRSNAKTILKGVSGRLRSGELTAIMGPSGAGKSTLLNILSGYKTSSIEGSVTMNGAERNLSAFRKLSAYIMQDNQLHGNLTVQEAMTVATNLKLSKKFTKPEKNSMIDDILLTLSLSEHRNTMTRNLSGGQKKRLSIALELVSNPPIMFFDEPTSGLDSSTCFQCIHLLKMLAAGGRTVICTIHQPSARLFEMFDQLYTLADGQCVYQGSTKQLVPFLSTLNLECPSYHNPASYVIEVSCGEHGDHTRKLVEAIDNGKRDIRSSADYAGLKARNDLVKVQNLKAILDKNDASNVSGSKYEDNLTLNNGLLNGMVNDIVKNTNTGTAVVSTNEKGDAMIDVEKTDNCTTALLSEEITSPERYPTSQFHQFWVVLKRTLLFSYRDWTLMYLRLFAHLLVGFLIGALYYDIGNDGAKVLSNLGFLFFNMLFLMYTSMTITILSFPLEMPVLLKENFNRWYSLKSYYLAISVADLPFQAIFCVIYVSIVYYFTSQPWELFRFSMFLSACLLISFVAQSVGLVVGAAMNVQNGVFLAPVMSVPFLLFSGFFVSFDAIPVYLRWITYLSYIRYGFEGTALATYGYEREKLRCFQTYCHFKSPITTLEELDMVNANFTLDIVALVVIFVVLRISAYLFLRWKLKTVR encoded by the exons ATGACTAAGAGCGATAATGCAAATCTATTGAACGACAACAGGCTGGGTactggaggagcagcacagCTGAAAGCCCAGGTTGTGCCCGCCCAACCGAAGACCCTCCAGCATTTGCCCAAGCGACCGGCAGTGGACTTGGCGTTCCACAACCTGACATACCGCGTCAAGGAAGGAAACCGCAGCA ATGCCAAAACAATTCTGAAGGGCGTCAGCGGGCGCCTGCGGTCAGGAGAGCTCACAGCCATCATGGGACCATCCGGCGCTGGCAAGAGTACGCTCCTGAATATTTTGTCTGGCTACAA aacctcgagcATCGAAGGAAGCGTCACCATGAACGGCGCCGAACGCAACCTGAGTGCTTTCCGCAAGTTATCCGCTTACATAATGCAGGATAATCAGCTGCACGGAAATCTAACTGTGCAGGAAGCGATGACGGTGGCAACGAATCTAAAGCTCAGCAAAAAGTTCACAAAGCCTGAGAAGAATTCAATG ATCGATGACATTTTGCTGACTCTGAGCCTGAGCGAGCACCGCAATACGATGACTCGCAATCTGTCAGGCGGCCAGAAGAAGCGTCTATCCATTGCCCTGGAGCTGGTCAGCAATCCACCCATCATGTTTTTTGACGAACCCACCTCCGGCCTGGACAGCTCGACCTGTTTCCAGTGCATTCATCTCCTGAAAATGCTGGCCGCAGGTGGACGCACAGTCATCTGCACCATCCATCAGCCTTCCGCTCGTCTGTTCGAGATGTTCGACCAGTTGTACACTCTCGCGGACGGACAGTGCGTCTACCAGGGCAGCACCAAGCAGCTGGTGCCCTTTCTCTCCACCCTGAACTTGGAGTGCCCCAGCTACCACAACCCGGCAAGCTATGTCATTGAGGTTTCTTGCGGGGAGCACGGCGATCACACTCGCAAACTGGTGGAGGCAATCGACAATGGCAAGAGGGACATCCGTTCCTCCGCGGACTATGCTGGACTGAAGGCCCGCAATGATCTGGTGAAGGTACAAAATCTGAAGGCCATCCTGGACAAGAACGATGCCTCAAACGTCAGCGGAAGCAAGTACGAGGACAATCTGACCTTAAACAATGGTTTGCTAAATGGAATGGTCAACGATATTGTGAAGAACACCAACACTGGGACTGCCGTGGTCAGCACCAATGAGAAAGGCGATGCCATGATTGACGTGGAGAAGACGGACAACTGTACAACGGCTCTGCTCTCGGAGGAGATTACATCGCCGGAGCGGTACCCGACGTCGCAGTTCCATCAGTTCTGGGTGGTGCTCAAGCGAACTTTGCTTTTCAGCTATCGCGATTGG ACGCTTATGTACCTACGATTGTTTGCTCATCTTTTGGTTGGTTTTCTGATTGGAGCCCTCTACTACGACATTGGCAATGATGGAGCCAAGGTGCTCAGCAACCTCGGTTTCTTGTTCTTTAACATGTTGTTCCTCATGTACACCTCAATGACCATAACGATTCTATCAT TCCCACTTGAGATGCCCGTGCTGTTAAAGGAGAACTTTAATCGCTGGTATTCGTTGAAATCCTACTATCTGGCTATATCAGTGGCTGATCTACCATTTCAA GCAATTTTCTGTGTCATCTACGTATCCATCGTATATTACTTCACCTCGCAACCTTGGGAACTGTTCCGGTTCTCGATGTTCCTGTCGGCCTGCCTACTCATCTCCTTCGTCGCTCAGTCCGTCGGTCTGGTGGTTGGCGCTGCCATGAACGTCCAGAATGGAGTCTTCCTTGCCCCGGTTATGTCTGTGCCATTCCTGCTGTTCTCCGGTTTCTTCGTCTCCTTCGACGCTATACCGGTGTACTTACGTTGGATCACGTATCTATCGTACATCCGCTACGGCTTCGAGGGCACCGCTCTGGCCACCTACGGCTACGAGCGTGAGAAGCTGCGATGCTTCCAGACCTATTGCCATTTCAAGTCGCCCATCACgacgctggaggagctggacaTGGTGAACGCGAACTTTACGCTGGACATTGTGGCCCTTGTCGTGATCTTTGTGGTGCTGCGCATTTCAGCGTACCTGTTCTTGCGCTGGAAGCTTAAGACTGTGCGCTAG
- the LOC4817719 gene encoding ATP-binding cassette sub-family G member 4: MKSTSSIKGSTSSQNSSLQYSSDINAISLELPDHSEDFQSTNGLKYLPAWPAVNLQFTGLNCEVSDRCNAQKTKQILREVNGEFRSHELTAIMGPSGAGKTTLLNLLAGFGAVNNVGEILVNSHPRDMRVFRKMSRYIMQTDVLDPQFTVLEMMLLAAHLKLGNDLRLKQKLEVIDEILGMLRLKKSENTKALRLSGGERKRLCVALELVNNPPVLFLDEPTTGLDDLSSSQCMSLLKMLAAGGRTVICSIHTPSAKIFEMIDTVYVLAEGQCVYQGAGSNIVPYMQYLGLSCPVTYNPADFIIEVACHEYGNAYQEPMVEAVCNGKITRWTPSADDGKITPTKTDTTSGASSFYEMEQFDEEINPKLLQSKSSWWMQYKLLLTRMLLQMWRDKSYIKLKFYMNIVLALIVGGLYVGVGRLASKALFNFGFMFTIVIAYLYLPMMPVLLYFPSEINLLKREYFNQWYRLSSYYAAMISAKLPSMFVLAVIYLSIVYLMSSQPLEWFRFIMLFTIAFLTALTSDSFGLLISSRLSLVNGMFMGPVLAVPLILLSIYGIGYGKDTYISPIMRFLMSLSYLRHGMEGLVAALYDYGRGDTICEDTEMFCMFKKSQFLLIFLGFENMHYLWSVFCLIGFYMLFTVSAYVMIRQRLKKSSCNPIFAHVLQLLTKYFNFTSYKY; encoded by the exons ATGAAATCGACTAGTAGCATCAAAGGCAGCACCAGCTCCCAAAATAGTTCGCTGCAGTACAGCAGCGATATCAATGCCATAAGCCTTGAACTACCCGACCATTCAGAGGATTTCCAATCTACTAACGGATTAAAGTATTTGCCAGCCTGGCCAGCAGTTAACTTGCAGTTTACGGGACTAAATTGTGAAGTTTCGGACCGATGCAACG CCCAAAAGACGAAGCAGATTTTGCGGGAAGTGAATGGTGAATTTCGCTCTCATGAACTGACCGCGATTATGGGACCCTCAGGAGCTGGGAAAACGACTCTGTTGAACCTACTAGCGGGATTTGG GGCTGTCAACAATGTCGGCGAGATATTAGTCAACAGCCATCCAAGGGATATGAGAGTCTTCCGGAAAATGTCCCGATACATAATGCAG ACCGATGTTCTTGATCCGCAATTTACTGTGCTCGAAATGATGCTCCTAGCCGCCCATCTGAAACTGGGAAATGATCTGCGCTTAAAACAAAAGCTAGAAGTT ATAGATGAAATTTTGGGAATGCTACGATTAAAAAAATCAGAAAACACAAAAGCTCTAAGGCTGTCTGGAGGTGAACGGAAGCGCTTGTGCGTTGCCCTTGAACTGGTCAATAATCCACCTGTCCTTTTCCTGGACGAGCCCACAAC CGGCCTGGACGATCTGTCTAGCTCCCAGTGCATGTCGCTATTGAAGATGTTGGCTGCCGGGGGGCGCACTGTAATCTGCTCAATTCATACCCCGTCCGCCAAGATCTTTGAGATGATTGACACTGTGTACGTACTGGCCGAAGGTCAATGCGTTTACCAGGGAGCTGGGAGCAACATTGTACCCTACATGCAATACTTGGGGCTGAGCTGTCCCGTCACATACAACCCGGCCGACTTTATCATTGAGGTGGCCTGTCACGAGTATGGCAATGCTTACCAGGAGCCAATGGTCGAGGCCGTGTGCAACGGTAAGATTACGCGGTGGACTCCGTCAGCGGACGATGGCAAAATCACACCCACCAAAACCGACACAACGTCCGGCGCGTCGTCATTCTATGAAATGGAGCAGTTCGATGAGGAAATCAACCCAAAGCTATTGCAGTCGAAATCTAGCTGGTGGATGCAGTATAAGCTGCTGCTGACCCGCATGCTACTCCAAATGTGGCGGGACAAG TCATACATCAAGCTAAAGTTCTACATGAACATAGTGCTAGCACTAATCGTGGGAGGCCTTTATGTCGGAGTGGGACGTCTGGCTTCCAAAGCGCTGTTCAACTTTGGCTTTATGTTTACTATTGTAATAGCTTACTTGTACCTGCCAATGATGCCTGTACTGCTTTATT tTCCGTCGGAAATAAATCTGTTGAAGAGGGAATACTTCAACCAGTGGTACCGCCTAAGCTCCTACTACGCTGCAATGATTTCTGCCAAATTACCATCGATGTTCGTACTGGCCGTAATTTATTTATCAATTGTGTACTTAATGTCCAGCCAGCCTCTGGAATGGTTCCGCTTTATTATGTTATTTACGATAGCCTTTCTTACGGCCCTAACCTCTGATAGTTTTGGCTTACTGATTTCCAGTAGACTAAGCTTGGTG AATGGAATGTTCATGGGTCCTGTACTGGCTGTGCCTCTGATCTTGCTGTCTATATATGGCATTGGCTACGGCAAAGATACATACATTTCCCCTATCATGCGATTTTTGATGTCTCTTAGCTATTTGCGCCATGGTATGGAGGGGCTAGTAGCAGCGCTATACGACTACGGAAGGGGCGATACAATCTGCGAAGATACCGAAATGTTCTGCATGTTCAAGAAATCTCAGTTCTTGTTAATTTTTCTGGGCTTTGAAAACATGCACTATTTGTGGTCTGTCTTCTGCTTGATTGGATTTTATATGCTCTTTACAGTCTCGGCGTACGTCATGATACGCCAGCGACTGAAGAAATCGTCGTGCAACCCCATTTTCGCCCACGTCCTTCAGCTTTTAACTAAATACTTTAATTTTACTTCATATAAGTACTAA
- the LOC117184011 gene encoding ionotropic receptor 21a-like — protein MSEGKPWEGIYSVNIPSEPCPCPICFGMFTNAFTFTGKYSWSNTQKNSTRLLIGAYWFFTIIITSCYTGSIIAFVTLPAFPDTVDSVLDLLGLFFRVGTLDNGGWETWFQNSTHIPTSRLYRKMEFVGSLEEGIGNVTQSFFWNYAFLGSKAQLEYLVQSNFSDENISRRSALHLSEECFALFQIGFLFPRESVYKRKIDSMILLAQQSGLISKISNEVSWVMQRSTSGRLLQASSSSSLREIIQEERQLTTADTEGMFLLMALGYFLGGTALVSEIVGGITNKCRQIIKRSRKSASSSWSSQKSSALGLGGERTSAQKIEHDERKAARRDAADDVQKMSFGMRELNLTRTTFRELYGNYSRADQQQSCGHKPSDLVQSHEHTAQNESLDCLDELIAHLEKAEAQSDPSSAQQFFPDEYFGANTEHASVECFGPNTEQSSDTTQK, from the exons ATGAGTGAAGGTAAACCATGGGAAGGAATATACAGCGTGAATATACCGAGTGAACCTTGCCCATGCCCAATATGTTTTGGCATGTTCACAAACGCTTTTACCTTCACCGGCAAATACTCGTGGAGCAATACGCAAAAGAACTCCACGCGTTTGCTTATCGGCGCCTATTGGTTCTTCACGATAATCATTACATCTTGCTACACCGGATCGATCATAGCGTTTGTGACATTGCCGGCGTTTCCAGATACGGTTGACTCTGTCTTAGATTTGCTCGGACTCTTCTTTCGCGTTGGCACGCTGG ACAACGGAGGCTGGGAGACATGGTTTCAAAATTCCACACACATTCCCACGTCACGGCTTTACAGGAAAATGGAGTTCGTAGGGAGTCTGGAAGAAGGCATCGGAAACGTCACGCAAAGTTTCTTTTGGAACTACGCATTTCTTGGATCAAAAGCTCAGCTTGAATACTTGGTCCAATCGAATTTCTCGGATGA AAATATATCGCGGCGTTCGGCACTTCATCTGAGCGAAGAGTGTTTCGCTCTCTTCCAAATTGGTTTCCTGTTTCCTCGAGAATCTGTGTACAAGCGAAAGATCGACTCTATGATTTTGCTGGCCCAGCAAAGCGGACTTATTAGCAAAATCAGCAATGAGGTAAGCTGGGTCATGCAGCGTTCAACATCAGGTCGCTTGCTGCAGGCCAGTTCGTCCAGCTCCCTGCGAGAAATCATCCAGGAGGAACGCCAGCTGACCACCGCGGACACAGAGGGGATGTTTCTCCTAATGGCACTGGGATACTTTCTGGGCGGAACTGCCCTGGTATCCGAAATCGTAGGAGGAATCACCAACAAGTGCCGGCAAATCATCAAACGTTCTCGGAAGTCAGCCTCCAGCTCGTGGTCCTCCCAAAAGAGTTCCGCACTTGGCCTAGGTGGAGAGCGTACATCTGCCCAGAAAATAGAGCACGACGAACGCAAGGCGGCGCGTCGTGACGCGGCAGACGATGTCCAGAAGATGAGTTTCGGAATGCGGGAACTTAATTTGACGCGCACAACGTTTCGTGAATTATATGGGAATTACAGCAGAGCAGATCAGCAGCAAAGCTGTGGCCACAAGCCTTCGGATCTCGTGCAGTCCCACGAGCACACCGCCCAGAACGAATCTCTGGATTGTTTGGATGAGTTAATAGCTCATTTGGAGAAGGCCGAAGCTCAAAGTGACCCTTCTTCAGCTCAGCAGTTTTTTCCTGACGAATATTTTGGTGCAAACACCGAACACGCGAGCGTCGAATGTTTTGGTCCAAACACAGAACAATCAAGCGACACAACACAGAAGTAA